The Coccidioides posadasii str. Silveira chromosome 2, complete sequence genomic interval TTTCCCTGCGTCCATGTCTACTAAGGCATTATTCACATCATCCATACTCCTCTCTTGGATCCATGGCAGAACTTTCTTCTGAGCCGCCAAGTCAAGCATTTGTCGAATTTCATCGGGAGAACCAAGCTGGGATCCCGCAATGACGGTGCCCTTTGTAATCATTGGCCCAACATTGAAGGACGGAAAACGTTCCTCTGGTGCTCCGACCTGAATAAACTGTCCATTACGTTTGAGCAACCTGAGATACTGTGCGAGCGGGACGTTGCCCGACGACACGGTGCTGATGATAAAGTGAAGAGAATTCGCGTTTCTCTTAGCCCAATCCTTATCCTCATCTGTGGCGATGAAGTGGTCCGCGCCCAGCCCGTTCAAAGCGTCTGATCTTTTTGATTTGCTACGCGAGATCGCCACGACGCGATCACATCCCATGGCTTTAGCGAAAAGTAGGCCCATATGGCCCAATCCACCGATACCAATGATACCCACAGACTTGCCCGGACCCGCACCATTCCTTAGCAAAGGCGAGAATACGGTAATTCCACCACACAGAAGCGGTGCAGCTACCGCGCTAGACAATGCGTCGGGGATCCTGAAGACGAAGTAAGCCGGACCTCGCCAGTATCGCGCATATCCGCCGTATGACTTGCTTCCGTCGGGAAACTTGCCGTTGTACGTCCCCGTCCTGCGCGGACAGTAGTGCTCGAGCCCGGACACGCATTCTTCACAGTCCGGTTTCAGGCAGGAATTGCACTGTGCGCCGACGCCGACGCGGTCGCCGACCCTGAGATCCTTGGACGGCGAGGAGAGCGTGTTCACGGCGGATCCTACGCGCACGACGTGGCCGACTATCTCGTGGCCGACGACGCAGGGGTAGTTTGTTGGGCCCCAGCCTGAGCGTAGGGTGTGGATGTCGGAGCCGCAGATGCCGCAGTGGGTGATCTTGATGTCCACGTCGAATGGAGTAAAGGGCTTGGGTTTGAAGGTGGTGAAGGTCAGAGGGGATGTTGCTGAATGGCCGACCCAGCCTTCGAAGGCTGTGGGTGGTTCATCGTTGCTCATCTTGTTCAGCTGAAAAACGGATTTCTTGAGCCTGCTACCCTTTTTGATCCGTTGAGCAATTGTCTTAAggagaggggaaaaaagaaaaaagaaaaaagaaaattgaaaAGTGACTACGCTTGGGCGATTCCTCAAAGGTTCATCGACCTATATACAACAAAAACATATGCATAGAGTGGATATTGCGAGATAGAGGCCAAAACAGATAAGTTCGTGAACCCAGGGACATGGCAGTCCAAAGCTCTGATGGGAGCGAAACAGATCCTTTTCGCCCGCCTCCACGTCCCGAGGCATCAGGAGCCGAAGCCGACGGGGTTGGGAAGAGCCGCGAACCGCGGAGAGAAGGTTTCGGAACGAAGCCACATGTTAAGCGCGATAGACGCGGGTTGGTGGCTGGTGGCCGATCCGATGAAGCAAAAAGAGGTTCTCCCGATACTGAATTTGCCTTGGACACTCACCATAGCCTTCGGACACAAGTTGATATATAGCTTTGGTCATTAATTTACATCAAGGCATAAAGAACCATTATTTACAAATTGAGGGTGTTTACCCAGGTAAAAAGAATGCCTGGAGCGAAACACATTTACCACCATCGCAATTCCACACAAGAAGCGGATTGCTGTTCCAACTTTCAATGCAAAAGGGAATAACCAGGGGCTGTTTCGTCTGTAGCAATTTGTGAATACCCCAAAAAGTGAATGAAAGCAGTAAACCTCAAcgtttttttttgtttgttttttgtttctttttgctGGGCATTGTACCTATAACAGCTCATACTGAAGCGCATTGAAACCCAATCATATAGACAATGTGGTTTGGGAgtcaaaagaaaatacaaTTAAAGCAAGAAACATCTCTCATATATCATCAATTTGTCCTCCTTTCATCAATCATTAAAGCGCTGATGCttaaaatatttttttttttttctttttccttcacCTACTCGCGATCAGGCGAGCACAATGACGGCGTTGCCGATGCGTGGGTGACGTTTTCATTCTCATGTATAAAGCGACTGGACGTAGAATACAATTTAGACGTGTCGCCTGTTGAAGGGCAGCCGAGTTGGTCGATTTAGACTGTTGTTTTTGCAGGCAGTGCGATGGCTGTTTCGCACTTTCAAACCGCATGCCAGCAAAGCACGGCGGGGCTTAAAAGCCTAGCAGGTACTTCTACCGCTTAGTTGACAAGATGGTCGAACCAGGCTGGTTCGAGTACAATGGAAGGACATTCCAAAAAACGCTCCCATTAACTTGGTCAACTGtgttgccttttttttattaaatctCAAAGACTTCGTTGTTGCTGTCAGCCACTTTGATTTGGACAAGCATATGGACCCGAACAGGTGAGACGCCTTGAGCCTATACCTTTTTGGCCAACTTTGTAGGATATCCCAAACATAAAGCCAGAAAGGTACGCCATTCAACCCAAACATGCTGAGCGAAGGGTTCTACACTCCTTCCGGGTTGACACCACGGTGCAAAGGCGGGTTGCTCTGAAACTCGGTCGATTCCGGGATAATTTCATCTTTTGCTCCATGGACTGAAAGCAATTCAACGGCGGATGCGGATGTTCTGGCGAAGGAGCTGAGGTCGTGCATACTCATATTCCTCATCAGAGTCAGAGCTACACGAGTCGAAGTCAGAGCCAGATGAATCGCAGGGAGAAGAACCGCCGCATCGCTTGCCTCCACAGTGGATCCGGACGCGCTCCTTTGAAGAGGTGATCGCGTACAGTTGGCAGCTGCATGAAGAGCTGGAGTCACTGAAGGAAGAGATCGACGATGGAGAGGTGCTGCCACCGCGGAGAGATGAGCTGAAGGCTGATGATGGGCTGGAAGAGATATCGGAATCCGAGTCGGAGAGATCGGCAGCCTGGAATCGAGCATTGAGCGCATCCATAGCTCGCTGGGTGACGTGGGAGCTCTCGCAGAAGCGGCGAGACTCGTAAGGCTTGGAGGGCTTTGGGTGCTGAATTCTCGACGGGGAGAGAGCACGGCCTCGTGCAACCTCGCTGCTGGGCGCACTGGTTCGCGAAGACGACTTCTGGCCCATGTTGGCGGGAACATCGAGAATGTTCAAGGTACGCTTGGTTGTGCGCTCGACGGTGGATTCACAGTCTGGGTCGTGATAGACATGATAACCGTCCAAGATGTACTTGAGAACGAATTAGTATTCCATTTTTGATTCCGCCAGTAGAGAAAAAAGGACCGCGCAAACTCACATAGTACCAGTAGCGCTGGCCGGGCTTCAGCATGGAGGACTGAAAGCGGAATTTTCCAGCCCAGGAAGCGGACTTGCCGCCGCTGAAGGTCTTTGAGAGTGGGAGTTGACCACGGTAACCGTCCCAGGAACCGAGCAGATGGACGGTCTTGACTTTGCCGGGGGTGTCGAGAGTGAAGTTAAGCTGCAGAGCGGCCATATTGCAGGATTGCTATTTGGAAATTCTTGACTAGAGGGATATTCCGGAAAGCAATGCAATAAAACTTTGACAATTGAAGTATAACTTCCCCAGGGATAGAGATAGGGATAGGATATTAAAAGAAAGTGTAATTAGGatagtaaaaaaaaaataaataaataaataaaaaaatattataagtattaaatagaaaaaaaagatagTGTCGTAGAAAACGGACTATTGTGTGACGCGGATAGACGGCGGATGAAGTCGAAGGATCAGCTACCAGAGCGTGTTGTCCTTCTGCGGCGAGTAACACAAGTGTCGTGATGGGGGTGGGTAGAGAAAGTACTTGAAGGGCGACGAGAGCAAGACGAGCTATCGGGTTGGTGATGTCGAACCGGCGACAAGGAAGAACAGCGTGAGAAACAATTGAGAGCCGAAGTAACCGGTACTTCGTGGTTGTTTTGACAGAAACAATTACGGCGTACACTTGGTTGTTTTGGTGTTTTGTTTTGAGGCTTCGGCTCTTGATTATTACGGCAATAGCTCGCTTGGAGAGGGAAGTTCAGACCAGCTGAACACGGAAGGGGGTAAAggggggcaaaaaaaaaaaaaaaaaacaaaaaagggggaaagaACTGAATTGGGAGGGAAGTTGAGGATGAGGGATGGAAGaggaaagagagagagaacaaaaaaaaaagagaggaaggAAAGGAATTAATATACACATCATCCAGCGTGCCTTCCCTCACCCCATTGCTATTATTTCCTCCCCGCCATCAACAAGCGAAGATGTGACGGGAAGGCATGGCGGCGGGTAAGCGGGTGCTGTGATTGGCCCGTCGTGACTGGGTGGGAGCAGTGGGGATTCCAAGGCGGGTCTAGCGTGTTTATTTATGCAGCCACACCAGCCCTGGTTGGGACTAGCGGGGATTATGCCTGAAGAATTGCCTGGTGCATCCAGCCAATCACCGCCCCGGTGTGTTTCCCCCTGCTATTTTTAGAGAGAGTGCGAACCTGCCTGACTgcttttcttattttttttgtggCTGCGGAGGAAAAGCTTTGACGGCCAGCCATTCGGTTGTCGGACTGATTGATCTGCGGGGAGCGCTGAGGGACGGGCTTTGCTGCGATCGCTGAAGGGCCTCTCAAGGTGAGCAAACAAAGCATCGTGGCCCATTGTCGTCGTTCAAACTTCAGCGTCAGAATCGCCCCGGTGTCTGGCAGAGCCTCGTACGGGTGAAGAGTGCCGCAGTGCCCACGGATGACAATATCCGGGGTTGCGAACCGTTACCTTCGCCCTCCCCCATCACCGTTGCACAGACAGCGTGCATGGTCTGTTGGTTGCCACCCTCCCTCCCCTTCTCTGGCAGTGCGCTCGGAAAATGCGGGCACGGGAACATCGGGGCCCAGCCCACCCATGTCCACCCGCCCGGGGATCCAGAATCTCGCTCAATCAGCCTTCGATCATGCTGGTCCGCGGGCGTTCAAGGGTGAGGTCGGGAATGACCTATCAgaccggggggggggggggttggAGCGGGGTTATCGTCAAcatccttttcttttcttttcttttcttttctttgtttccttttattatttttttttacgCGCCCGGGTAAATGAGGATCCATTCCTGCTTACAGAGGCTACCACATCACTTCTTCTATCTATTATCCACACTTCTATGTAGGTTACGGAGAACCCGGTGCGGACTCAGCGGCAAGCATGTAAGAGGAGTGTCAACACCGTCATCTGCAGCTCTGCATGGTACTGTACGTCGATGGAGATACCAAGAAGAGCTCCAATAGTAGACTGCTATCATTCATATTACTTGACTATCGCGCCAATTTTGCCCTGCTTCGCCGATCCTAACTAGACCAATCGACGCCAATTATAGCTGCTAGTAAAACAAGAAATCCAGTGtctcaaaataaaaaaaaaaggtgaaaaaggggggaagaTAGAAAGAtagagggagagagagagtttaAGCAACGAGAAGTCCATGTTGGAATGGTATTCTGCATGCACGGCAAGGGGGAGGCTGAAGAATCCAATCGGCATGAAAAAAAGGGTGCGGAtctttttggtttttttttcttttcctggttcttcttttcttcggTGAGCACATGGAAATAGGATACATCAGgaaatcaaaagaaaaaaggttAGCAGGGATGACGTGTAGACCGACCAACCCAAAGGCGGAGGGGATGCAGGGTCTCCCCTCGCATCCAACGCCTCAGCCGGCCGTCGCTATTGGAGAACCCTTGATCGAGCGAATCATTCCAGCGTTCGCaaacaccccccccccccccccccccccccccttgGCTCACTCGCTCGACAATGCAGGTTGGGGGCTAGCGCAATGTCACTCCCGACCGCTTTGTATACATTCGTGCCGCGATATTCATCGACATCAGCTCCTGGAAGAGCAGCTTGGCGGCATAAGGTATGTGAACTTGCGAGATCTTGTTCTTGTTTTTGCAAGCTCGGCACTCGAAGTCGCCCTTCTTGAGTTTGCTACACCAACGCCCAACTAGTTAGCATTCGCCGCCATCCGGACATTGTTTTGTGTGTGGGGGGTTTTTTCCCCCCACATCAACCTCAAAGCAAGAGAAGGGAGCATAACTTACGCAATTGGTGTCATCAACCCACAGATGTCGCAAATGTGTATACGGAACGGATCGGACACATCGAACAGCCTCTCCTTCAAGAATGCGCTGGCACCATGAGCTATCATGCAATCGCGTTCCATTTCTCCGAATCGAAGCCCGCCGTCTCGTGCACGACCTTCGACAGGCTGTCTCGTCAAAATCTGAGTGGGACCTCGCGCTCGTGCATGGATCTTGTCATCCACCATATGCCGCAGACGCTGGTAGTATGTCGGCCCCAAGAAAATCTGGGCGACCAGCTTTCTTCCCGTGTGGCCATTGTACATCACTTCGAACCCACGTGATTGATAACCATGCTCCCGGAGCAGGCTGGATACCGAGTCGACAGTCACGTCCGTGAACGGCGTCGCATCTCCTTCATACCCACGTAGCGAAGACACCTTACTAAGCTGACACTCGATCAAGTGGGCAATGGTCATACGAGACGGAATGGCATGGGGGTTGATGATCAAGTCAGGGACAATACCCTCTCTAGTAAACGGCATGTCTTCCTGGCGGAATGTCACGCCGATAGTACCCTTTTGACCGTGACGAGACGCAAATTTATCACCAATCTGTGGGATCTTGGTAGTTCTCATCCGCACCTTCACGAACTTCAGATCCTCGTTGCTGGTGGAGACTAGTACCTGATCAACGATACCGCTTTCGGTGCTTCGTAGCGGCGTAGAAACGTCCAACTTGGTATGCTGCTTCGTTCTCTGACCCAGTTCCTCCGACTCTGGTGCTAATGGCGCGGTCTTTCCAATGATGATATCCTCACCAGAAACACGGACACCAGGCGCCACAATACCGTCGTCATCGACCTTGTCATATGTGCCATGCTTCATGCGTAGCGTATCTGATCTCATGGGCTTTTCGAATCTCTCCACCACCGTTAAGCCGATCATCTTTTCAGAGTCGGTGTACGTCCGGTAGAACAGACTTCGGAAAAGACCACGGTCAATACTGCTCTGGTTCATGATGACAGAGTCTTCTTGATTATACCCAGAGTAACACGCAATAGCAACAATAGCGTTCTGGCCGGCAGGAAGCTCTCGGAACTTCAGGAACTCCATCGACCTTGTCGTTGCCAGAGGTTTCTGGGGGTAGTAGAGAATGTTCGCCATCGTTTCCATTCTTTGATCGAAGTTGGTAAGGAAGACACCCATAGCTTGTTTACCCATAGCAGATTGGTATGTATTACGCGGAGATTGATTGTGGTCGGGGAAGGGAATGATACTGGCGCAGATACCCAAGATCATGCTAGGATGGATTTCGCAGTGAGTCCAAGTGTGTGCTTTCTGGCTGAGTTTCGACCTGACACGCCGGTTAGGATCTGATGTATCCTCCTCGGGGATATATCCAGCCTGGTATTGTTTGGAGACTTCCAGGTCTTCAGGACTCATGACAATCATGAttgtctcttcttcctctgcGTCCACGTATTCGACGACACCAGACTTGACAAGTCCATCCCAACCATAATACCGCTCCCTACGCTCCTCCGGATCCAGATCCGCAGGTATTTCCTTGTCTGCTTCAAGTTTGCGAATATGTTCCTTGGTAAGCACAAGAGATCCACTATTTTCGCTCTTTGGATCATTGTCCACAACGAAAAGCGGTCGACAAACACGACCCGCATCAGTGAAAATCTTGAATTCCCGATCACGGATATCCCATACCAAACTGACCTCGTGCGAAATCATGTTCCGCCGACGCAGCGATTGAACTGTGCTCACGAGATGCGATGGATCTCTGTGGACTCCAACCCAGACGCCATTGACGAAGATCTTTGTGGAATTGGGCGACACTTGAGGTTCAAACTCTTCCAGAACCTCCATGTTCCGCTGGATCATGAAGTCAATGATAGGCTCACTAGGCGTGCCGACTGTAATATAGCACATCAGAGCCAAGTTCTTAACCAAACCACAAGCCTGACCTTCCGGAGTTTCCGCAGGACAAACCAAACCCCAGTGAGTATTGTGAAGCTGACGAGGTTTGGCGATCTTTCCATCACGGCCGATTGGCGTGTTGGTTCGCCGAAGATGCGATAGCGTAGAGGCATAAGTGTAGCGGTTAAGCACCTGAGAAACACCGGCCTTTGAACTTGCTGCCTTTTTCTGCTCACCCCAATTTCCGGTAGCAAGAGCGTATTTTAGACCGCCAGTCAAAGTGCTGGCCTTGACGCCAATGTTCAAATAAAGTTGGCGATTTGTCTCGACGCATCTCTGGACGTATTTGTAGAGATCCTTTGTAAGTCTCATAAAAAGGACCCGGAAAAGGTTGGCAAGTAATGGTCCGGCTAGATCAAGCCGCTTTTTGCCAAAGTGGTCACGATCATCCACATCCCGTCGGCCAAGGGCACACTGTAGTAATTTGTGTACCATGTAACCTAGGAAGAAGGCCTTTCGTGTCTCGCTTCCTTCACTTTGGGAAATATGAGGCAGGAATTCTTTCTGGATGATATCTCTTGCGTATCTCACACGCTTCTCATGGTTCATGCTCGTGGGAGAAGAGCCTCGCTTACTAATGAAGTCGAGAGCAACCTCACGGTCCTGAATAACAAAACCTTCTTCAATACAAGGCTTTAGCATTTCTAGCATAGGGGTATCGTTGCGGTCATAGCAAATATGATTGAGAATATCTTCATCGGAAACGACGCCTAGGGCTCTAAAGACGACGACGATAGGAATGTCGGTTTTTATGTAGGGCAGCGTGGAACGGATAGTAGGACCAA includes:
- a CDS encoding uncharacterized protein (EggNog:ENOG410PJ3Q~COG:Q), whose translation is MSNDEPPTAFEGWVGHSATSPLTFTTFKPKPFTPFDVDIKITHCGICGSDIHTLRSGWGPTNYPCVVGHEIVGHVVRVGSAVNTLSSPSKDLRVGDRVGVGAQCNSCLKPDCEECVSGLEHYCPRRTGTYNGKFPDGSKSYGGYARYWRGPAYFVFRIPDALSSAVAAPLLCGGITVFSPLLRNGAGPGKSVGIIGIGGLGHMGLLFAKAMGCDRVVAISRSKSKRSDALNGLGADHFIATDEDKDWAKRNANSLHFIISTVSSGNVPLAQYLRLLKRNGQFIQVGAPEERFPSFNVGPMITKGTVIAGSQLGSPDEIRQMLDLAAQKKVLPWIQERSMDDVNNALVDMDAGKARYRYVLVNSPEGVAKL
- a CDS encoding uncharacterized protein (EggNog:ENOG410PHPS~COG:S~BUSCO:14082at33183), which encodes MAALQLNFTLDTPGKVKTVHLLGSWDGYRGQLPLSKTFSGGKSASWAGKFRFQSSMLKPGQRYWYYYILDGYHVYHDPDCESTVERTTKRTLNILDVPANMGQKSSSRTSAPSSEVARGRALSPSRIQHPKPSKPYESRRFCESSHVTQRAMDALNARFQAADLSDSDSDISSSPSSAFSSSLRGGSTSPSSISSFSDSSSSCSCQLYAITSSKERVRIHCGGKRCGGSSPCDSSGSDFDSCSSDSDEEYEYARPQLLRQNIRIRR
- the RPB2 gene encoding DNA-dependent RNA polymerase II (EggNog:ENOG410PIQ7~COG:K~BUSCO:365at33183) encodes the protein MQEYEDEYGEDGYYEAEEGITSEDCWTVISSFFESKGLVSQQLDSFDEFISTTMQELVEEQGQVTLDQTIAPDEDDPDPVMVRRYELKFGTVMLARPSMTEGDGATSIMLPQEARLRNLTYASPLYLGITKKIAEGRERSLAERDEDDDEPDAKGDEERRARGTYLQWEPKALPEDEADEENIFIGKMPIMLKSKYCILKDLGEHALYNWNECPYDSGGYFIINGSEKVLIAQERSAGNIVQVFKKAPPSPTPYVAEIRSAVEKGSRILSQLSIKLFAKGDSSKGGFGPTIRSTLPYIKTDIPIVVVFRALGVVSDEDILNHICYDRNDTPMLEMLKPCIEEGFVIQDREVALDFISKRGSSPTSMNHEKRVRYARDIIQKEFLPHISQSEGSETRKAFFLGYMVHKLLQCALGRRDVDDRDHFGKKRLDLAGPLLANLFRVLFMRLTKDLYKYVQRCVETNRQLYLNIGVKASTLTGGLKYALATGNWGEQKKAASSKAGVSQVLNRYTYASTLSHLRRTNTPIGRDGKIAKPRQLHNTHWGLVCPAETPEGQACGLVKNLALMCYITVGTPSEPIIDFMIQRNMEVLEEFEPQVSPNSTKIFVNGVWVGVHRDPSHLVSTVQSLRRRNMISHEVSLVWDIRDREFKIFTDAGRVCRPLFVVDNDPKSENSGSLVLTKEHIRKLEADKEIPADLDPEERRERYYGWDGLVKSGVVEYVDAEEEETIMIVMSPEDLEVSKQYQAGYIPEEDTSDPNRRVRSKLSQKAHTWTHCEIHPSMILGICASIIPFPDHNQSPRNTYQSAMGKQAMGVFLTNFDQRMETMANILYYPQKPLATTRSMEFLKFRELPAGQNAIVAIACYSGYNQEDSVIMNQSSIDRGLFRSLFYRTYTDSEKMIGLTVVERFEKPMRSDTLRMKHGTYDKVDDDGIVAPGVRVSGEDIIIGKTAPLAPESEELGQRTKQHTKLDVSTPLRSTESGIVDQVLVSTSNEDLKFVKVRMRTTKIPQIGDKFASRHGQKGTIGVTFRQEDMPFTREGIVPDLIINPHAIPSRMTIAHLIECQLSKVSSLRGYEGDATPFTDVTVDSVSSLLREHGYQSRGFEVMYNGHTGRKLVAQIFLGPTYYQRLRHMVDDKIHARARGPTQILTRQPVEGRARDGGLRFGEMERDCMIAHGASAFLKERLFDVSDPFRIHICDICGLMTPIAKLKKGDFECRACKNKNKISQVHIPYAAKLLFQELMSMNIAARMYTKRSGVTLR